ATGGGGCGGGAACTCGCTGACATTTTTTCCGACCGGTTCGTCAGCCCTCATGGCGATGATTACAAAAAAAAGATGGTTTTAGATTCAGTTGGACTTCAAGACGTCAGTATCCTGAGCCAGGAAGACGCGAAGCATTTTGAAGCAGCAGCTCGAAAGGGAACCATTTTTTATCGCACAACGCCATTGGGTGGTTGCATGAGTAACGGGCAATGTGATGGTGACTGCATAGAGTCTATTGCAGATTGCGCAGGAGGGGATGGCGGGCCCTTCTGTAAACATGTCTTATTCGATCGCGAGAGGGCAAAACAGAACGCAAATAGGCTTGAACACATTACCTTACTGATAACTTCAACGCCGCTTGGTGCCCCCCGACTGCGTGCCCTCGAACAAGAAAAACGTGGATTGGAGAACTATTTTGCTTTCATCAACAAAGGGTAGTGGCAAAGAGACTGCCGAGAAGCGCTTCAGGGATGCATTTGACCGGCTCAAGCGGAATGCCCCCAAGATCTTGCCTATGGGGACGCCGGTCAGCCAAAACAATGTCGCTAAGGAGGCTCAATGCGATCCTACCGCCCTGAGAAAAAGCCGGTACCCTACTCTGGTCGAGGAAATCCAGCAATACGTGAAAGCCCACGAGGAGGAGCAGCTGCCATCGGCCCGCCAGCGAATGCTAAAAAAACGGGAACGAAACAGGACTGCTCGTGAGGTTATCGCGGATTTAAGACGTCAGCGGGACGAAGCGGTTGGACTCCTTGCAGATGCAACCCTACGCATCGTTGAGCTAACTGAAGAACTTGCTAGCGCCAAAGTGGAGCAGAAAGAAACTCGGCCTTCGGCTCCTGTAATCTCTCTCACAAGACGGGACCCAGGCCTCCGTGTCTGTGAAGGAACGAGCGAAGATCATGGTCGAAAAGGCTGGAGTCGTGACACTGGCAATGAGCGGGAAGGGATTGGGAATAAACATCGTGGCGGGGCTGTTGGTACAAAGGCCACGAATGTTGAGGATCGAGGACTGTCGGCGGCCATGTCTCATCTGAAGCTCAAGGTAGATTCTGGTGATATTCTGAGTGCTCTCGCCCATCTGCTGACATCGCTGGCGAGGACTCGCGCCTCTATCTCCACCATCACTGCGCGGGCTCTTCCCATGGCAAAGACAGAGGTCTTCCTGGAGGTGGAGACACAGGATGGGCATATCCAGGATGTCGTAAAGTATCTCTCCCCACAGGTGTGTAAGGTGGAAGTGATGGATTGAGGCCTCCGGACAAATCTGATGAGCTGTCATTGGGCGGATCAGGGGGGCGACAAACGAGAACGTTCGCCAGGCGAGCGAGGCCGTCCTTGAAAAAACAACCTTTTGATTACTTCAACTCCTCCAGGCACTCCTTGGTTTCGTGCTGTGGAGCAAAAAATGGGAGAAGTATTTATGCCGTCACCAACAAAAGGAACTGGCAGCAAGAAGGCTGCCGAGGGGCGCTTTAGAGACGCGTTTGAACGATTAAAACGCAATTCCCCTGCTGGACTTCTGACATCAGAATGGGGAACCGGTTTCTTTTCAGCGCTGCAGGATTGCAACTAATCCCAAGCTGTCACGATCGCACTGGCTCGGAAAGTAATGGATCCCCTCCGAACTCCGGCTTCAGTCATGTTCGCAGTCGAATGAAGGGAATATGGGTGTTAGGAACGGTCACGTTCATCGCATGTGCCCGTGCGGGCTTAGAAAAAGGAATGTCGCGACCGATCTTCTTTCTGGGATTCCAACCATGCAGCTAATACGGATTTCCTAGTCAACAATTCGCGGTTCCTCATTGATTTCCTTGTAAACAAGGGCAGTATGTGGTGCGGGGGCAGGACCCGCTTGAGCCGTGCGTGCTAAAACAAGGACAGCTGATCGTGGTGCCTGGGGACGGGGGCGTCCGCTGCTGCGTCGGCAGCTTTCTCGTTGACGGCGATCATGGAGGCCACTTCCGGATCGTGCTTTGCCAGGTTCGCGCGTATCTTCGCCTCGCTTAAATTCGCGTAGCAGTAGGCGCACTGGAAGCTGCAGGTGTTGTACATCCCCATGTCTACGGACTCTGCGCAAAGGCACTCCGGACGCTGGCTCTTGTCTTTGGGCAGTGGTCGTTCGATCCCGAAGAGCTTCTTGATCAACTTTCCGTCAATGCAGCTTCCGCGTCCGATCCCCGTCCCGTCGAGCAGGTCCCCTTCCGCACAGGAAAGCACTTCCAGCCCCCACCGATCGGCTATTTCCTTGAAACCGAGGGCGAGATCACGGAGTTCATCTTTGCGGTCATCGGCGGTTATGTCGTGGACGGTGATCTGGTTATCGCGGTGCAGCCGCTGCAGGCGGCTGTTCACCTTGCCGTAGGAGTCGAGAAAACTTAAGACCACACGCTCGGTCTTGTTGTGAAGTTCCCCGGCCAGTTGTGAGAAACGCTCCAGGTGCCACGCCGCCGGCGTCACGCTGCTGACGATCACCGGGTCGTAGCGCCACACCACCCTGCTGGAGCCGAGGCAGTCGGCCAGTTTCGCGAAGGAGGCAACACGTTCACTCAAGGAGGGCAGATGCGGCTCCCAGAAGGAAGTGTAGGGGTTGAGAGTGAACTGGAAATAGTAGTTGTATCCTCTTTGGTCCAACTCTCCGAGATACGGCATGAGGGGGCGCGGATTCTTACTCCAGAAAACGATGGCGTCAACATCGTTAGGCGCGAGGCTTACGCGCTTCTGCTGTTTCGTGTTGAACGGGTTGACCCTGACGAAATACCCCTCGCGTACCCGAGCCATGAACCATACGGAGAAGAAGGCCGGGAGGTCAGTCCTGCGACTGGCGGAAACGATGGTCATGGTTACCTCTTGATGAACAGGCACATGCGGTGGAATTTGACGCTGGTTTTCGGTATGAGCCACTCCTCTCCGGTAAAGAGGTTCGTGCGGATGGTCTCCGGGAGGGGGAACCGGGGACGTATCACCGTTGCCACCGGCTCTCCCCGCTTCACGGTGAGCCCCTCGGCATGCAGTCGGGCAGCGAGTTCCGCCATGAACTTGAAGATATCATGGTAGGCGTTTTCGATAAAGACGATTGCCTTGCACCTTGACTTGGCGATGATATTGCGGAAGGTGGCGAAGGCCCTTTCCCGGTCCGC
The DNA window shown above is from Geomonas sp. RF6 and carries:
- a CDS encoding DUF1848 domain-containing protein; its protein translation is MTIVSASRRTDLPAFFSVWFMARVREGYFVRVNPFNTKQQKRVSLAPNDVDAIVFWSKNPRPLMPYLGELDQRGYNYYFQFTLNPYTSFWEPHLPSLSERVASFAKLADCLGSSRVVWRYDPVIVSSVTPAAWHLERFSQLAGELHNKTERVVLSFLDSYGKVNSRLQRLHRDNQITVHDITADDRKDELRDLALGFKEIADRWGLEVLSCAEGDLLDGTGIGRGSCIDGKLIKKLFGIERPLPKDKSQRPECLCAESVDMGMYNTCSFQCAYCYANLSEAKIRANLAKHDPEVASMIAVNEKAADAAADAPVPRHHDQLSLF